The following DNA comes from Shinella zoogloeoides.
ACTCGCACTGGAAAACACATGGTCTCGGCTTAACTCGATTGGACAAGGCAGATCGGTTTGTCGCACAGGGAAAAACGCTCAGATTTGTCAATTACCTCTCGGATTACTCTATTACTCCGCTGATCAACCTATGGACTGATACTCAAACCAGTGGCTTCGGTGCCAACCGTCTGTACGTTGTAGAAACCAACCCGGGTGTCGTTGAGCGCTGCGTCCTCATGGCAACCGATCCCGGTGACCTCGTTCTGGACCCAACTTGCGGCTCAGGCACAACGGCATACATCGCTGAGCAATGGGGCCGGCGTTGGATCACCATCGATACGTCTCGGGTTGCTTTGGCACTTGCTCGTAGTCGGCTTATGAGTGCCAAGTACCCCTATTATTTCCTCGCGGATTCAATCGAGGGCCGCGAAAAAGAACAGAATGCGACCGGCAGGGTTCTTGCAGAGACTTCCGTTGGTGGCGATATCCGCCACGGCTTTGTCTACGAACGCGCGCCGCATATTACGCTGAAAAGCATCGCCAACAATGCCGAGATCGACGTGATCTGGGAGAAGTGGCAAGAGATACTGGAGCCGCTGCGCCGGCAGCTCAACGAGGCGCTCACCACCGCCTTCGAGGAATGGGAAATCCCCCGCGATCTTGATACCTGGTTGGATGGCAAGGACGGCCAGGCCAAGGTGCATATGGTCACCGACACGGTTCGTAAGCTGCATGCCGTTTGGTGGGAGGGCCGCATCAGCAGGCAGAAAGAGATCGATGCCTCGATCGCCCGCGCCGCCGATGTCGAACTGCTCTTCGACCGCCCCTACGAGGACAAGACCAAAGTACGCGTCGCCGGACCCTTCACCGTCGAGAGCCTGTCGCCGCATCACGTCATCGCCGCCCGCGAGGACACGCTGGGCGCGGAGTTCACCGCCGCCGGCGCGATCACCTCCCGCGCCTCTACCCCCGCCAACATGCCGGAGGCCGATTTCGGCGAGATGGTGCTCGCCCATCTGCGCAGCGCCGGCGTCCACCAGCAGGAAAAGCGCGACACGATCCATTTCAATTCCATCGAGCCCTGGCCGGGCAACTACATCGCCGCCGAGGGTCGCTATGCCGATGGCGGCGCGGCGGAGAAGCGCGCGGCGATCCTGATCGGTCCGGAATTCGGCACGCTGACCCGCAGCCAGATCACCGCCGCCGCCCGCGAGGCCTCCGACGCTCGCTTTGATGTGTTGATTACCTGCGCCTTCAACTTCGACGCCCAGGCCACCGACCTCAACCGGCTCGGCCCGCTCGCCATCCTCAAGGCGCGCATGAACCCCGACCTGCACATGGCCGAGGACCTGAAGAACACTGGCAAGGGCAACCTCTTCGTTGTCTTCGGGGAGCCGGATGTCGAAATCCTCGACGCGCCCGGCGGCGAGATCAAGGTCAAGGTCCACGGCGTCGACGTCTTCGACCCCTCGACCGGAGAAATCCGCTCCGACGACGTCAAGGGCATCGCCGCCTGGTTCATCGACACCGACTACGACGAGGAAAGCTTCTTCGTCCGCCACGCCTATTTCCTAGGCGCGAACGACCCCTACAAGTCGCTGAAGACGGCGCTGAAGGCGGAGATCGATCCGGATGCGTGGGAGACGCTCTATGCGGATACCTCAAGGCCGTTTGTCCGACCGAGCACGGGCCGGATCGCGGTGAAAGTGATTAACCACTTCGGGGACGAGGTGCTCAAGGTGTTTGGGGTATAGGGGATGCCAGGTCATAACCACTATCCTGACTGCACTTGCGGGTGGTGCTGGAATCTTAGAGGTTCCTCTTCGCGTCAAGTTTATGTTCGCCAGGACAGTGTTGAACGCGCTAGACGCCTTCTGAGCGAATACTACGTCTCGCCACGACGACAGGCGGCGAGCTTCGTGCACCCCAATGCGCATTGTCCTGTGTGTGGAGCGCGGGTCTACTACTATCAGAACGAATTTGGATCGCGTGTATTTTTCGATGACCTCGGGGGCGATTGGCCAAAGCATCCATGTACAGACAAACGCCTGCTACCTCGGGCTCCAGCAGGCAGGAGGACGACCCCGTCGGAATTTGTCAGCACCAGAGCAAGAAAAGATATCGTGGCAGCAGCCTTTAACGCGGGGACACCACTCAGGGGCACATTTGCTGCTGATGAGGCTTCAGATGACTGGGCACTCGCCTTGGTCTCGGAAGTCTGGTTATTCGCTGACCGAAAGATAGTCTTAGCAAACCGTCTGCATTTTAACGGCCAACGAATCACAGCATTTTCCTGTGATGATCCAGACGACATTATTGATGTTGACGACATCATAAGTCTCCATCATTCAAGCGTCTCCGCCTTGGACCCAATCAATTTATGCAAATTGGTCATTCCCGCTGAAGTTTGGAATATCCCCGAGGAGGAGGAATTTGCAGCGGCGAGTGAATATCACTAATAGTATTGTTCAAAAGCATCGATCAGAAACCCTAAAACAGATATACTATCGTTTTGACGAATTTCGGAAGATCGAAATATCAAGAGCGGACCGCTGATGCCCACTATCCTGGCTGACAGTTTTACGATTTCCCTCGCCAAGCTGGCCAACGACGAACAGAAGCAGGTGAAGCTGACGGCGTTTGACTTGCAAACCGATCCGAATAGGCCAGGCCTGCAGTTCCACAGGATTGACGCTTCCAAGGACCCGAACTTCTGGTCGGTCCGGGTTAATCGCGACCTCCGGATCATCATCCACAAGACGGGTGACAGCGTAATGCTCGCCTATGTTGACCATCACGACAACGCCTACAAATGGGCAGAGCGCCGCCGGATCGAAACTCATCCGCGTACCGGTGCGCTTCAAATTGTCGAGGTGCGGGAACGGGTCGAAGAGATTGTGATCCAGCCGGCCCGGGTACCACAACCAGAGTTGCCGTTCCTCGTTTCCGCTGAGCAATCGGCCTCCGTGTTACCACTGTTTTCGAAACTGTCCACCGACGATGTACTGTCGATCGGGGTCCCCGAAGACTGGATCAAAGATGTCCTCGACGCAAGCGAAGACAAATTCTTTGCACTCGCGGACCATTTACCACAAGAAGCCTCGGAAGCTTTGCTCGAATATGCAGCAACGGGTGTTCTGAGCAAGCCGGCGCCGGTTACCACTAACCCCTATAGCCATCCCGATGCGCAGCGACGGTTCCGCATTCTGGAAGGGCATGAAGAACTGGCGACCGCGCTCGACCAGCCGTTCGAAAAATGGGCAGTGTTCCTCCATCCGTCGCAGCGGATGTTGGTGGACCGGGACTTCTCTGGACCGGTACGTGTGGTCGGCTCGGCCGGCACTGGAAAGACCGTGGTCGCCTTACACCGTGTGGCTCGCATTCTCCGTAGCGAGCCACAGGCAAAGATACTCCTGACGACCTTCTCGGAGCCGCTCGCCATCGCTCTCAAGCGCAAGCTTAGCGTGCTGCTCGGCGACGCCCCGTTACCCGCTGACAGGGTGACAATATCGTCCTTTGAACAGGCGGCTACTGACTTATACGCGCTCATGACGGGTCGGAAGGCGTATTTGGTCGGTCGAGAAAAATTGAGAGCGATTGTCAATGAGGCGGCGAATACAACTAGTCTGACGAAACATACGTCACAGTTTCTCAATTCCGAATGGGAACATGTGATCGACGCCTGGCAGGTTGACAGTGCCGATGCCTATGCGACTGTACCACGGATGGGACGTAAGAACCGGCTTGGCTCCAAGCAGCGCGAGGAACTCTGGGCAGTATTTGCGGAGGTCCGCAGGCAACTGAGAGGCAAATCGCTGTTGACCGCCGCCGATCTGTTCACTGTGGTCACCAACCATTTCCGGGACCGCACCGAAAAACCTTACACACATGTCATCGTCGATGAGGCCCAAGACCTCGGCGTTGCCGAACTGCGGTTCCTAAATGCTATTGTGTCCGACCAACCAGAGTCGCTCTTTTTCGCCGGCGATATTGGCCAACGCATCTTTCAACAACCATTTTCCTGGAAGGGGCTGGGCATTGACGTCCGTGGGCGGTCGTTCACGCTCAAGGTCAATTATCGAACGTCCCATCAGATAAGGAGAATGGCGGATAGGCTTCTTCCCGAAAATGTTCGAGACGTTGACGGCGAGGAAGACCAGCGCAAGGGTACTGTTTCGGTCTTTGATGGTGTCGAGCCGGTTATCGTTATCGCGCCATCCGTCGAGGAGGAAGCTGCAGCCGCCTCGCAATTCCTCTACAATCTTCTGGAACAGGGAATAAGTGCCAACGAGATCGGCATCTTCTGCCGATCAAACGACCAGATCGCTCGTGCATCGAAGATCGCCGAACTCGCAAACGTCGAGACAGCTTCATCGCTTACAGGACGAATCCCGAAAGAGGCAGTGCTCATAGGTACGATGCATCTCGCCAAAGGACTGGAATTCCGTGCTATCCTGATCGTCGCCTGCGATGAAGGTATACTGCCATTGGCGGCCCGCGTCGATGACGTCGCCGACGAGTTCGAGCTGGATGAGGTCGTGGCGACGGAACGACAACTGCTCTACGTCGCCGCTACTCGGGCCCGGGACCATCTCTTCGTCTCGGCGGTTACGCCCGGTTCAGAATTTCTAGACGACTTAGTTCACATTTGACCGAGTGCTTTCCGCCCGCACTTCCACTGCAAACGCCGTTTTACGAAGTAACGGGGAGAGCATGCAGGATATTTGATAGCACCGTTTGCAGAGACGATAACTACGTCAGCGCAGATCAATCGCTTTGAAGGCTTGAACACCTACAAGCAGCGCATCACCGCCACACCCTACCAGCACGAACCTTGCCCTCCAGATGGCGCTTGGTACGGAACGGCCTGACCTCTGGCTCGTACTTCTCGGTCAGCGCCTCGAACACGGCCTCGCTCTCACGAGCATCGAAGCCTTGGAGGACCAGTTCGGCAACGATTTCCCCGCAGAGCTTGTCGAGTGCCTCGTCCCGTTTCCGCGCCTTCTTCGCCGTCACGATCATCTGCCACAAAAAGGTACGGGCAATGTCGTCCCGCGTCGGCCGCCTGCGCTCGCGGGCATCGTCCCTCACCTTCTGCTGACGAACTCGCTGCTCTGCATTCCGCTGTCGTATCGATTTCCTTGCCATGTGCCTGTCTCCTCTGTTGGAGACCAAGCGTCGCCGCCAGCGATGCAAGCGACAAACCCAGTTTGCAAGATGCTGCATCCTCGCCCGTAAACGACGTTTCCTGCAAACATGGTTTGCACATGAATCGCCGTTTCGGAGTCCTGCAACGCGGATTCCGCATCGGGAATCGTGTCAGGGTAAATTGAGATGATGTGTCCTAAATCGCCCGCAACCTGCATCGGATCACCTTAAATCGGCCTGACGCGGATCAGCGTGCGGGCACGGCACAATACCGTGTCCGCACGCTGATGTGGCTTGACGACAAGGTCTTGGCTCAGGCCGCTCCGCCATTCGCGCTGTCGATCATCTCCCGCAGTTCGTCGCCCGCGATGATCCCGGTCGCGCTGAGGCGTGTCGCGATCTCGCGGTGAAGGTCATGATGCTCCTCGATCAGCTTTCGGGCGATGGTCTCGGCGGTGATGAGGCGCGCATTGACCCGGTCGGCGAGTTCACGGTCGTAGGCCAGCTCATTCACCGCCGCGCCGGGCGAGCGATAGACAAGAGGCTGATGACAGGAGAAGCCAAGCCTTGTCTCGGCAGCGAGCGCCATATCCATGGCCCGCGCCAGATCGCTCTCTTCGCCTGCGCCGGCTCCGGCAAGCACCTCACCGACGATCAGCATCTCCGCCACCCGTCCCGCCAGGATCGCCGCCATGGTGTTCATCAGCCACGCCTCGTTCTGCGGCAGATGATGATGTGCCGCGGTCGCAACCATGCCAAGGCCATGAAGCCCGATGCTTGCCGCCTTCACTTCGGCAATGCCGGTGAGCGTATAGACCAGTGCGTGGCCTGCCTCATGCACACTTGCCCGCCAGCGCAGATCGTCAGACATTACGGCCTGCCCATCGCGCAAGGCGGCCTCCAGATCGGCCCACGTCATGGTCCGCCCTTCGCGCCGCAGCTTTCGCCGTACTTCCCGGACAAGACGTTCGATGTCAGCGCCAGTTTTACCCAACGCCAGCATCGCGAGCGGACGCAGACCGTTCAAGGATGAAGAATGACCAACCGTATCAGTCATGGCGGGGTCCTTTCTCTGCCTGCGGTTTCTGGACAGATTTGCGCCGCACGGGCGGCTTCCCGTTGATCGGTGTTGGCGGGCGCAAACGTCGTGGCGGTGTTGTCGCCGGTGCAGGCGCGGAAGCCAACACCGCCTCGAGATCATCCCCGAGGTGGTGGCCGAGAATGCCGATCAAGGTTTCCGCATCCGGCATCGGAATGCGCACATGCGTCTCCAGCCGCCCAGAGCGCAGGATCGCCGGGTCGATCTTCTCCGGGAGATTGGTGGCACCGATGACGATGACACCCTCGGACTTCGAAGCCCCGTCCAGCAGCTCCAGCAGACGGTTGATCAGCGACGTCCAGTAATCGTCGTAATTCCGGCTCCCTGCTCCCTGTCGTGTGCCGATATTGTCGATCTCGTCGATGAACAGGATGGCGGGCGCTTTTTCCCCGGCGAGGGCAAACGCGCCTGACATTCTCCTCAGCACCTCGCCGAGATAGCCGGGCTCCAGCCAGTTGGCGACAGATGTGGCAAGCAGCGGCACTTGCAGCGTGTTGCAGAGCGCACGGGCGAAGGTGGTCTTGCCGGTTCCAGGCGGTCCCGACAACAGGAGCTTCGTGCTCATCTCGTCCCAGCGCAGTTTCCCATCCCGCCAGAGCGACAGATCGGCCTTGAGGTCGAGCGCCCAGTCGCGCGCCGGACCATAACCGGCGAGCGCCTCGACGGAAAGGAGACGGTCTTTCGTCGGCGGCTTTCCTGCCGCTGCATTCGCCCCTTCATGGCCACCGACGGCGTTGACCGCAACAGGCTCGACCACCTCCACGCCGACATCCTGCGGCTTCTTCTTTGCTGCCTCCTTGCTGCGCGAGGATGCCGCACCCGCTCGCTCTTTGCCCGACCGCCGTGTTCGGCTGTTGGTATCCTTGCCGTCCCTTTCATCGCCATCCTCCGTCGCAAGGCGTTCGATGAGCATGGCCAGGATCGACAGCGTCTGCTCGGCACTCCGTCCCGGACGGATCGCAAGGGCGATATCGTCAAGCGTCAGTCCCGCCGGATCGAAGGCCATGTCGTCCATGACCGCAAAACCTTGCTTCGGGGGGATGCCGGCGCAGATCTGCAGCAGCTCGGCGATCGTTTCGTGATCGATGCCCCCGCATTCGAGCACAAGGTCGGCGGTCTCGGTGACGACGGGTGTCAAAGCGGACACGGTTTCGTCGACCAGCAAGATCGGCGCGGGCTCATCGAGGAGCGTCTGGCGAAACTGCCGGCGGATATCCTTGTCGTTCGTGACCTCGACGGCAATGCCCGATAGCGTCTTCATCTTGCGCCTATTCACAGTGGAATGCTGCTGCCGGTATCGGCCGGACAATGGATTCTCGCGCAACACATCCTCGAGCGCGGCCCGGAACGGCAAAAGCAATCCATCCTCGAGCATCATGCCGACGCACAGCTCGAAGCGCGGCACAGGTGCTTTCAGCAGAACGAGCGGTGCTGAAGGACGCAGCGCTTCGATCAGCGTCTGCATATCCGGCAAGCTGGCGCCGATGGCGCGGGCTACAAGGAGCGCGACAGCCGCATGGACCGGATTCGGCGGCGGCAGGTGCTCACGCAGCAGAGCGGCGACATAGGGGAATGCAATGTTGGGCGCAGCACCCGCGGTGCGGCTGCCTGCTTTCATTCGTCGTGCTCTCCTGGTCTTACCCGCTTGCTGTTCGTCGGGTGCTCCGATCGTCTGGCATTCGAATGTCACGACCCCATCGGCCGCATCCTCATCCGGCCCGATGAAGATCACAGGCCCGTCGCCATGTTGCAGCGGAGCACGGCCCATACCGATCATCCGGGCGATAACCCTACGGTCCTGAGCCGGATTGCCGGTCAGGAGATACCGCGCCTGATCGGCCACCCTCCAGCTCGTACCGTTCCGTTCCTCGCCGCCGATGAAGGCGGAGGCCAGCAGCCCCGCATCAACGGCCCGCTCATAGAGCGTCAGCACGGCGCGGCGGCGAAGGCGCTTCAACAGGTAGCGCGTCATGCGGTCTGTCAGCGTCTCCATCATACATCCTCCCCGGACAGAGACCTGCAAAACCGGCGGTTTCCCGTCAGCCATTCATGCACCACGCGGCAGGTCGGATCGCCCTGGTCACAGAGATCGAGCAACCAGCTCCGCAGCTGCGGCGGCAGGCTGTCGAGACGAACACCCTTTCGGCGGGCGAAGTGGACCGATGCCTTGACGACGGATTCGACAAGCGCGGCGTAGTCCTCGGCGGAGACGTCGACAGGTGCGACGGCGGCGACCTCGGCTGCACGGTCGGATGTCGCAGGAACCGTCATCACCGGCGGTGATCGGTGGATCGGGAAAGGAAGAATGTTGAAAGTCGGTTGCGTCATGGCAGACGTCTCCTATCGCCTGTCCGGGATGCGGCAGGCAGCAAAACAGTTCAGAACGGAATGAAGAGAGTTGCCGGACCGGCTACGGACTGGCGGCCCGCGGTGCGCGTGCAAAGCCGATCGACACGGGAAGCCGTGTCGAGCCGCAGACATCGTCGTCACCGCAATGAAGCGTCGGCCGTTTCTCAGCCTTGCCGCCGGCATGTCGCCGGCCCGTCAGCGCCATCGACCAGTTCTCCTCGATCCGGTGCTGGAAGAGTTCGCGCAGCTGCGCCATCGCGTTGCCCGCGCCGTTGACCTCAAGAAGATGGTCGAGATGGGAAAGCGGCCAGACACCGCCATCGATGTCCGCCTTCTGGTTCGAGGCGTTGAGGATCACCACACGGACTTCCTTCGCGCGAAGACGACGATGTTCCTTGTAGAGCAGGTCCGGGACAACCAGCGCGGCCGCCAGCATCCTGCTCTTCAGTTCCGCAATGCGCGACAGCTCGTATGAGCCGAGACTTCGCTTCACGTCGACCAGATGTGCGACCTCGCTCCGCCTGTTCAGGATCAGGAGATCGGGCGTGTAAGTCTTGCGCCCGCCGCTGTCAGCATCAAGGCTGAGTGAGCGATAGAGCGAAGGATCGTTCATCTCGACCAGTTCGCTTGCGGCCTTCGTGACTGGCAGACGGAGGTTCTGCGTCAGAACGACAAGGTCCGGATTGCGTCCG
Coding sequences within:
- a CDS encoding 3'-5' exonuclease, whose protein sequence is MPTILADSFTISLAKLANDEQKQVKLTAFDLQTDPNRPGLQFHRIDASKDPNFWSVRVNRDLRIIIHKTGDSVMLAYVDHHDNAYKWAERRRIETHPRTGALQIVEVRERVEEIVIQPARVPQPELPFLVSAEQSASVLPLFSKLSTDDVLSIGVPEDWIKDVLDASEDKFFALADHLPQEASEALLEYAATGVLSKPAPVTTNPYSHPDAQRRFRILEGHEELATALDQPFEKWAVFLHPSQRMLVDRDFSGPVRVVGSAGTGKTVVALHRVARILRSEPQAKILLTTFSEPLAIALKRKLSVLLGDAPLPADRVTISSFEQAATDLYALMTGRKAYLVGREKLRAIVNEAANTTSLTKHTSQFLNSEWEHVIDAWQVDSADAYATVPRMGRKNRLGSKQREELWAVFAEVRRQLRGKSLLTAADLFTVVTNHFRDRTEKPYTHVIVDEAQDLGVAELRFLNAIVSDQPESLFFAGDIGQRIFQQPFSWKGLGIDVRGRSFTLKVNYRTSHQIRRMADRLLPENVRDVDGEEDQRKGTVSVFDGVEPVIVIAPSVEEEAAAASQFLYNLLEQGISANEIGIFCRSNDQIARASKIAELANVETASSLTGRIPKEAVLIGTMHLAKGLEFRAILIVACDEGILPLAARVDDVADEFELDEVVATERQLLYVAATRARDHLFVSAVTPGSEFLDDLVHI
- a CDS encoding ATP-binding protein translates to MMETLTDRMTRYLLKRLRRRAVLTLYERAVDAGLLASAFIGGEERNGTSWRVADQARYLLTGNPAQDRRVIARMIGMGRAPLQHGDGPVIFIGPDEDAADGVVTFECQTIGAPDEQQAGKTRRARRMKAGSRTAGAAPNIAFPYVAALLREHLPPPNPVHAAVALLVARAIGASLPDMQTLIEALRPSAPLVLLKAPVPRFELCVGMMLEDGLLLPFRAALEDVLRENPLSGRYRQQHSTVNRRKMKTLSGIAVEVTNDKDIRRQFRQTLLDEPAPILLVDETVSALTPVVTETADLVLECGGIDHETIAELLQICAGIPPKQGFAVMDDMAFDPAGLTLDDIALAIRPGRSAEQTLSILAMLIERLATEDGDERDGKDTNSRTRRSGKERAGAASSRSKEAAKKKPQDVGVEVVEPVAVNAVGGHEGANAAAGKPPTKDRLLSVEALAGYGPARDWALDLKADLSLWRDGKLRWDEMSTKLLLSGPPGTGKTTFARALCNTLQVPLLATSVANWLEPGYLGEVLRRMSGAFALAGEKAPAILFIDEIDNIGTRQGAGSRNYDDYWTSLINRLLELLDGASKSEGVIVIGATNLPEKIDPAILRSGRLETHVRIPMPDAETLIGILGHHLGDDLEAVLASAPAPATTPPRRLRPPTPINGKPPVRRKSVQKPQAEKGPRHD
- a CDS encoding site-specific DNA-methyltransferase, with the translated sequence MAKTPREKDVSTLTHDKAVRLNNPTAEMASLYEQQAEMLGDGGREMRIARDRPLAHGEERDRDMDRDPQIIWNGAKIRITQAQMKKLAETGEIEIGDAQLVWRGKDRQDWSDLVVNAPPLYIQEKVHPKAIIDDLKRRTNKTREEKSDAPDLFADFNGIADPEARAEFYQHTKHWQNRMILGDSLQVMASLAEREEMRGKVQCIYFDPPYGIKFNSNWQVSTMSRDVKDGKKEDVSREPEQVKAFRDTWKDGIHSYLTYLRDRLMVARELLTESGSIFVQIGDENVHRIRAVMDEVFGEENFVSEIIFKKTGGHSTTAIANVNDAILWFARNVGKLKYRRLYATKNPGDEGATNYTWIEETSGMRRPLTAAEKDGRESVSSSARIMQPYPMFSDGPSQRDKPFAWRRNTFSPSSNSHWKTHGLGLTRLDKADRFVAQGKTLRFVNYLSDYSITPLINLWTDTQTSGFGANRLYVVETNPGVVERCVLMATDPGDLVLDPTCGSGTTAYIAEQWGRRWITIDTSRVALALARSRLMSAKYPYYFLADSIEGREKEQNATGRVLAETSVGGDIRHGFVYERAPHITLKSIANNAEIDVIWEKWQEILEPLRRQLNEALTTAFEEWEIPRDLDTWLDGKDGQAKVHMVTDTVRKLHAVWWEGRISRQKEIDASIARAADVELLFDRPYEDKTKVRVAGPFTVESLSPHHVIAAREDTLGAEFTAAGAITSRASTPANMPEADFGEMVLAHLRSAGVHQQEKRDTIHFNSIEPWPGNYIAAEGRYADGGAAEKRAAILIGPEFGTLTRSQITAAAREASDARFDVLITCAFNFDAQATDLNRLGPLAILKARMNPDLHMAEDLKNTGKGNLFVVFGEPDVEILDAPGGEIKVKVHGVDVFDPSTGEIRSDDVKGIAAWFIDTDYDEESFFVRHAYFLGANDPYKSLKTALKAEIDPDAWETLYADTSRPFVRPSTGRIAVKVINHFGDEVLKVFGV